The following are from one region of the Nicotiana tabacum cultivar K326 chromosome 3, ASM71507v2, whole genome shotgun sequence genome:
- the LOC142176643 gene encoding uncharacterized protein LOC142176643, whose protein sequence is MLYLHSPSLSHLRVFGCLCYAATPRVLDKFSPKAVPAVLMGYSSTQKGYLLYELHLKTFLVSRNVIFKEDVFPFKHMKLYGNFVFPVLDLLSPVIHESITVGTAALDPLPSPSLNSEANHFLDVELQQTSNLEEHIQQLDNFEPNSALDVPSSHAEVPAPDAVSDEPSIGCRISSRPRKPPIWLQDFVTKTKGTKCNFPISAHVNYNHLFPVYRHAVSVYSAVSEPSNFKEAASDPKWIKAMKLELHAWKITILGLL, encoded by the coding sequence ATGCTTTATTTGCATTCTCCTTCTCTGTCTCACTTAAGAGTCTTTGGTTGCCTGTGTTATGCTGCAACTCCTAGAGTACTAGACAAGTTCTCACCCAAAGCTGTTCCTGCTGTGCTTATGGGGTACTCTTCAACACAAAAGGGTTATCTTCTGTATGAATTACACTTAAAAACATTTCTAGTAAGCAGAAATGTCATATTCAAGGAAGATGTTTTCCCCTTCAAACATATGAAGTTATATGGCAATTTTGTATTTCCTGTGTTGGATTTACTCTCCCCAGTGATTCATGAAAGCATTACAGTTGGTACTGCTGCACTAGATCCTTTGCCATCACCTTCCTTGAATTCAGAGGCTAACCATTTCTTAGATGTTGAACTACAACAAACATCTAATCTGGAGGAGCATATACAACAACTTGACAATTTTGAGCCAAATTCTGCCCTTGATGTTCCTTCATCTCATGCTGAAGTTCCTGCTCCTGATGCAGTCAGTGATGAACCTTCCATAGGCTGTAGAATATCTTCCAGACCAAGAAAGCCTCCCATTTGGCTACAGGACTTTGTAACAAAAACTAAAGGTACTAAGTGCAACTTCCCTATCTCTGCACATGTGAACTACAATCATCTCTTCCCCGTTTACAGACATGCAGTCTCAGTTTACTCAGCAGTTTCAGAACCATCCAACTTTAAGGAGGCTGCATCTGATCCTAAGTGGATAAAAGCTATGAAACTTGAGCTACATGCTTGGAAGATAACAATACTTGGTCTGTTGTAG
- the LOC107828087 gene encoding uncharacterized protein LOC107828087 isoform X2: protein MGDEKDAFYVVRKGDVIGVYKSLSDLQALLRSCVGEPVISVFKGYRLAKESEEYLSSHGLKNAMYSIDSSDVRDDLFGILVPCPFRQPGSSKDKPIGKNYQETSMQLAVVPSASFSAAAQQKHAKLDNFLEDPPISTYCLTCILEFDGASKGNPGLAGAGAVLRAADGSMVFRLREGLGVATNNVAEYRGVILGLKYALEKGFKHIRVQGDSKLVCMQTQGIWKCKNQNMAELCKIVKELKDQFMSFQISHIEREFNTEADAQANLAVYLKNGETQVECDMK from the exons ATGGGAGATGAAAAGGATGCTTTTTATGTTGTTCGTAAGGGGGACGTTATAGGGGTTTATAAGAGCTTGAGCGATCTACAAGCGCTTCTCAGATCTTGT GTTGGTGAACCTGTCATAAGTGTTTTTAAAGGGTATCGCCTGGCTAAAGAATCCGAAGAGTATCTTTCCTCACATGGACTTAAAAATGCAATGTATTCTATTGATTCCAGTGACGTCCGAGATGATCTTTTTGGCATACTTGTCCCCTGTCCTTTTCGG CAACCAGGTTCTTCCAAAGATAAACCTATTGGGAAGAATTATCAGGAAACGAGTATGCAG TTAGCTGTGGTTCCATCAGCTTCTTTTTCAGCTGCTGCTCAACAAAAGCATGCCAAATTAGACAATTTCCTTGAAGATCCCCCGATATCTACTTATTGT CTTACATGCATTCTTGAGTTTGATGGTGCTTCAAAGGGAAACCCTGGACTAGCTGGTGCAGGGGCTGTTCTGCGAGCTGCAGATGGAAGTATG GTTTTCCGGCTGCGTGAAGGTTTAGGTGTTGCAACTAATAATGTTGCTGAATACAGAGGAGTAATCTTAGGCCTGAAATATGCACTTGAGAAAGGTTTTAAACACATTCGAGTTCAAGGAGACTCAAAACTTGTCTGCATGCAG ACTCAGGGAATCTGGAAATGTAAAAACCAAAACATGGCGGAACTGTGCAAGATCGTCAAAGAGCTTAAAGATCAGTTTATGTCTTTCCAGATCAGCCATATAGAAAGA GAATTCAACACTGAAGCTGATGCCCAGGCAAATCTAGCGGTGTATCTTAAGA ATGGTGAAACTCAAGTGGAATGTGACATGAAGTAG
- the LOC107828087 gene encoding uncharacterized protein LOC107828087 isoform X1, translating to MGDEKDAFYVVRKGDVIGVYKSLSDLQALLRSCVGEPVISVFKGYRLAKESEEYLSSHGLKNAMYSIDSSDVRDDLFGILVPCPFRQPGSSKDKPIGKNYQETSMQLAVVPSASFSAAAQQKHAKLDNFLEDPPISTYCFPDMQLTCILEFDGASKGNPGLAGAGAVLRAADGSMVFRLREGLGVATNNVAEYRGVILGLKYALEKGFKHIRVQGDSKLVCMQTQGIWKCKNQNMAELCKIVKELKDQFMSFQISHIEREFNTEADAQANLAVYLKNGETQVECDMK from the exons ATGGGAGATGAAAAGGATGCTTTTTATGTTGTTCGTAAGGGGGACGTTATAGGGGTTTATAAGAGCTTGAGCGATCTACAAGCGCTTCTCAGATCTTGT GTTGGTGAACCTGTCATAAGTGTTTTTAAAGGGTATCGCCTGGCTAAAGAATCCGAAGAGTATCTTTCCTCACATGGACTTAAAAATGCAATGTATTCTATTGATTCCAGTGACGTCCGAGATGATCTTTTTGGCATACTTGTCCCCTGTCCTTTTCGG CAACCAGGTTCTTCCAAAGATAAACCTATTGGGAAGAATTATCAGGAAACGAGTATGCAG TTAGCTGTGGTTCCATCAGCTTCTTTTTCAGCTGCTGCTCAACAAAAGCATGCCAAATTAGACAATTTCCTTGAAGATCCCCCGATATCTACTTATTGT TTCCCCGACATGCAGCTTACATGCATTCTTGAGTTTGATGGTGCTTCAAAGGGAAACCCTGGACTAGCTGGTGCAGGGGCTGTTCTGCGAGCTGCAGATGGAAGTATG GTTTTCCGGCTGCGTGAAGGTTTAGGTGTTGCAACTAATAATGTTGCTGAATACAGAGGAGTAATCTTAGGCCTGAAATATGCACTTGAGAAAGGTTTTAAACACATTCGAGTTCAAGGAGACTCAAAACTTGTCTGCATGCAG ACTCAGGGAATCTGGAAATGTAAAAACCAAAACATGGCGGAACTGTGCAAGATCGTCAAAGAGCTTAAAGATCAGTTTATGTCTTTCCAGATCAGCCATATAGAAAGA GAATTCAACACTGAAGCTGATGCCCAGGCAAATCTAGCGGTGTATCTTAAGA ATGGTGAAACTCAAGTGGAATGTGACATGAAGTAG
- the LOC142176648 gene encoding uncharacterized protein LOC142176648, whose product MAAKRRKKALIFDPTVKKITWELGLIFESVEQFRFVVSKYAIQKGVQLEKYINEPGRVRVRCMHPKCPWILAASKDGRSNNFKELKKLIKDEPDIYVGRSNVHRARAKILKEIIGDVHAEFKRLYDYRDILLQTNPGTTCVVKVEDQGEGKLVFNLFYVCVYAMKKGWSEGCRRIIGLDGCFLKGICKGQLLVAVSKDGNNQMFPIAWAIVEVENSFTWTWFLKCVTHDLELQDGRDLTIMSDMQKGLLKAVSEVFPESEHRWYARHILANWSKDWRGETTSGGVIEHHVW is encoded by the exons ATGGCtgccaagaggaggaagaaagcCCTGATATTTGATCCAACTGTCAAGAAAATAACCTGGGAGTTGGGGCTGATTTTTGAGAGTGTTGAACAATTTAGGTTTGTTGTTAGTAAGTATGCAATTCAGAAAGGAGTTCAACTTGAAAAGTATATTAATGAACCTGGTAGGGTGAGGGTAAGATGCATGCATCCAAAATGTCCATGGATCTTGGCTGCAAGCAAAGATGGCAGATCCAACAATTTTAAG GAGCTAAAGAAACTCATTAAGGATGAACCGGACATATATGTTGGTAGGTCTAATGTACATAGAGCTAGAGCAAAAATTCTGAAGGAGATAATAGGTGATGTGCATGCTGAGTTCAAGAGACTTTATGATTATAGAGATATTCTGTTACAGACAAATCCAGGTACAACTTGTGTTGTAAAGGTAGAAGATCAAGGTGAAGGCAAGCTTGTCttcaatttattttatgtttgcGTCTATGCTATGAAAAAAGGATGGTCTGAAGGTTGCAGAAGGATAATTGGCCTTGATGGTTGTTTTCTGAAAGGCATTTGTAAGGGTCAACTTCTTGTAGCAGTATCAAAGGATGGAAATAATCAGATGTTTCCTATAGCTTGGGCCATTGTAGAGGTTGAGAACAGTTTCACTTGGACATGGTTTCTGAAGTGTGTgactcatgacttagagcttcaAGATGGAAGGGATCTTACTATCATGTCTGATATGCAAAAG gGATTGCTTAAAGCTGTATCAGAAGTGTTTCCTGAAAGTGAACATAGGTGGTATGCCAGACATATATTAGCAAACTGGTCCAAAGATTGGAGAGGAGAAACAACTTCTGGAGGTGTGATAGAGCATCATGTGTGGTAG